A single genomic interval of Agromyces cerinus harbors:
- a CDS encoding AAA family ATPase: MRRLDRNHDEEDILDPEVDAAAENLTPEHMRHDITSPEGLSLGDPDLVAGNVAEPSWRRWNAELAAVGGRSPLARFVDTPRTRIELSTTHPGGLPQFITGKSTLLSSLIRDELALRNARLAAAEITQKGIELRSVRGIESVHLAIGLASWRNAGEEFLAPVLLRPLAIRRYGRDFELKLKGQPFLNPALARELREQFQITLDADAFVALAITNGVFKPQPVIDRLRGLTSHLPWFHVAPRLVVSSFAEVGPEMAADAAKLDHPVIDAIAGNPAARATVVAATGERVRAVSQDVRPPSTDTLLLDADPEQEQAIAEIEAGTSVVVKTLPGTGGTQTIVNALGALVAKDKRVLVVGARRASLDGIAHRLGQVGLGGAAVTTAGLRRELIQSISRNEKAERPRVADVDDALVRLRKVLLDYRSALTRKDPELHVSVLDALSELASLALVPSPPSTTARLDHAALVAVADRRDEIAGDLARAAALGEFRYGPGDSPWYGASFTSSEEATGAHDLAKRLSRSDLPRLLDRGRALIEHTRLREFESVAELGVFLRLLLDVRETLDRFQPSVFDRPLGELIAATSSRRDSPGMSGANRRRLRRHALEFVRPGVHVSDLNSALRGIQQQRTLWQRYSDAGAIPGVPVGIDDVHVAYQHVVADLAVLDAPLGVVGTQRQLASRPVRELTSALEGLAAESEVLTNLQERTAVLARLRDLGLDPLLLDLAKRHVPERAVAAELELAWWQSVLESVLANEKALLGANTSVLDRLEGDFRLVDEAHASAAGPLLAWRLAENWKVALVDHADEAGRLKRMLRGDRVRPEALQAETPHLFRALAPVWLASPYDVAAIDDSIGFDTVILVDAGATSIAENLGAIRRAKQVVAFGDPVTQTPTLFETGLDDVEQTGVSSTEHGVDALHADSALARLGELLPTLTLTRSYRAGGEDLAELVNNRFYAGRIASLPWAGSFLGHGSLGLHYVAGNGLPDTVTGTVESIDTEVAKVVELVMEHAVKRPRESLMVITASTKHAGRVHQAVLAAFAKRTDLSDFILKDRAEPFTVLTLEQAVAQSRDRVIFSVGYGRTPHGRLLSNFGSLGEPGGDRLLAVGMTRARRSMDVVSAFRPEDIDEDRQSHGVLALANVLTQTEERAAGPSATGEAPSMLHDLAARLQRRGIRVSVGHRGRLALAAANAGKAVVVETDDALAGLSLRESLRLRPDVLRRLGWHYLRVHSFELFGNPEAVASRVASLLGRPDAERTADAAAEGR; the protein is encoded by the coding sequence GTGCGGCGGCTCGATCGGAATCACGACGAGGAGGACATCCTCGACCCCGAGGTCGATGCTGCCGCCGAGAACCTCACCCCGGAGCACATGCGACACGACATCACGAGCCCCGAAGGATTGAGCCTCGGCGACCCCGACCTCGTCGCAGGCAACGTCGCCGAACCCTCGTGGCGGCGCTGGAACGCCGAACTCGCGGCCGTGGGCGGACGCTCGCCGCTCGCTCGCTTCGTCGACACCCCGCGCACCCGCATCGAGCTCTCGACGACCCACCCCGGCGGCCTGCCCCAGTTCATCACCGGCAAGTCCACCCTGCTCTCGAGCCTCATCCGCGACGAGCTCGCGCTCCGGAACGCCCGCCTCGCCGCAGCCGAGATCACCCAGAAGGGCATCGAGCTGCGCTCCGTGCGCGGCATCGAGTCGGTGCACCTGGCGATCGGCCTCGCCTCCTGGCGCAACGCCGGCGAGGAATTCCTGGCCCCGGTGCTGCTGCGCCCGCTCGCCATCCGTCGCTACGGGCGCGACTTCGAGCTGAAGCTCAAGGGGCAGCCGTTCCTGAACCCCGCGCTCGCGCGCGAACTCCGCGAGCAGTTCCAGATCACGCTCGACGCCGATGCCTTCGTGGCGCTCGCGATCACCAACGGCGTCTTCAAGCCGCAACCGGTCATCGACCGGCTCCGCGGCCTCACGAGTCACCTGCCGTGGTTCCACGTGGCGCCCCGCCTCGTCGTCTCGTCGTTCGCCGAGGTCGGCCCCGAGATGGCAGCGGATGCCGCGAAGCTCGACCACCCCGTCATCGATGCGATCGCCGGCAACCCCGCCGCCCGCGCGACGGTCGTCGCCGCGACCGGCGAACGGGTGCGCGCGGTCTCGCAGGACGTGCGGCCGCCCTCGACCGACACCCTCCTGCTCGACGCCGACCCCGAGCAGGAGCAGGCGATCGCCGAGATCGAGGCGGGCACCTCCGTCGTCGTCAAGACGCTGCCGGGCACCGGCGGCACGCAGACGATCGTGAACGCGCTCGGCGCGCTCGTCGCGAAGGACAAGCGCGTGCTCGTCGTCGGGGCGCGTCGGGCGAGCCTCGACGGCATCGCGCACCGCCTCGGCCAGGTCGGGCTCGGCGGCGCAGCCGTGACGACCGCGGGGCTCCGACGAGAGCTCATCCAGTCGATCTCGCGGAACGAGAAGGCCGAACGGCCGAGGGTCGCCGACGTCGACGACGCCCTCGTGCGCCTCCGCAAGGTGCTGCTCGACTACCGTTCGGCGCTCACCCGCAAAGACCCCGAGCTGCACGTCTCGGTGCTCGACGCGCTCAGCGAGCTCGCGAGCCTCGCGCTCGTGCCGAGCCCGCCGTCGACGACCGCGCGCCTCGACCATGCCGCACTCGTGGCCGTCGCCGACCGTCGCGACGAGATCGCCGGCGACCTCGCCCGCGCCGCCGCGCTCGGCGAATTCCGCTACGGCCCAGGAGATTCGCCCTGGTACGGGGCGTCCTTCACCTCGTCGGAGGAGGCGACCGGTGCGCACGACCTCGCGAAACGCCTCTCCCGCAGCGACCTGCCGCGACTGCTCGACCGGGGCCGCGCCCTCATCGAGCACACGCGGTTGCGCGAGTTCGAGTCGGTCGCCGAGCTCGGCGTCTTCCTGCGCCTGCTCCTCGACGTGCGCGAGACGCTCGATCGCTTCCAGCCGTCGGTCTTCGACCGTCCGCTCGGCGAGCTCATCGCCGCGACCTCCTCGCGCCGCGACTCTCCGGGCATGTCGGGTGCCAACCGTCGGCGCCTGCGGAGGCACGCGCTCGAATTCGTGCGCCCCGGCGTGCACGTCTCCGACCTGAACTCGGCGCTCCGCGGCATCCAGCAGCAGCGCACGCTCTGGCAGCGCTACTCCGACGCCGGTGCGATCCCCGGCGTGCCCGTCGGCATCGACGACGTGCACGTCGCATACCAGCACGTCGTCGCCGATCTTGCGGTACTCGATGCGCCGCTCGGCGTCGTCGGCACGCAGCGCCAGCTCGCATCCCGACCGGTTCGGGAGCTCACCTCGGCACTCGAGGGCCTCGCGGCCGAGTCCGAGGTGCTGACGAACCTGCAGGAGCGCACGGCCGTGCTCGCGCGACTCCGCGACCTCGGGCTCGACCCGCTGCTGCTCGACCTCGCCAAGCGCCACGTGCCCGAGCGGGCGGTCGCGGCCGAACTCGAGCTCGCCTGGTGGCAGTCGGTGCTGGAGTCGGTGCTCGCGAACGAGAAGGCCCTGCTCGGCGCGAACACCTCGGTGCTCGACCGCCTCGAGGGCGACTTCCGCCTCGTCGACGAGGCGCACGCCTCCGCGGCCGGGCCGCTCCTCGCGTGGCGCCTCGCCGAGAACTGGAAGGTCGCGCTCGTCGACCACGCCGACGAGGCCGGGCGACTGAAGCGGATGCTGCGGGGCGACCGGGTGCGACCCGAGGCCCTGCAGGCGGAGACGCCGCATCTCTTCCGAGCACTCGCGCCGGTCTGGCTGGCCTCGCCCTACGACGTCGCCGCGATCGACGACTCGATCGGCTTCGACACGGTGATCCTCGTCGACGCCGGAGCCACGAGCATCGCGGAGAACCTCGGCGCCATCCGTCGGGCGAAGCAGGTGGTCGCGTTCGGCGACCCCGTCACCCAGACCCCCACGCTCTTCGAGACCGGGCTCGACGACGTGGAGCAGACCGGGGTCTCGTCGACCGAGCACGGCGTCGACGCGCTGCACGCCGACTCGGCGCTCGCACGACTCGGCGAACTGCTGCCGACGCTCACACTGACCCGCAGCTACCGCGCCGGCGGCGAGGACCTCGCCGAGCTCGTCAACAACCGGTTCTACGCGGGGCGCATCGCCTCGCTGCCCTGGGCGGGCAGCTTCCTCGGCCATGGCAGCCTCGGCCTGCACTACGTCGCGGGAAACGGCCTGCCCGACACCGTCACCGGCACCGTCGAGTCGATCGACACCGAGGTCGCGAAGGTCGTCGAACTCGTCATGGAGCACGCGGTCAAGCGACCCCGCGAATCGCTCATGGTCATCACTGCGAGCACGAAACACGCGGGCCGGGTGCACCAGGCGGTGCTCGCGGCCTTCGCCAAGCGCACCGACCTCTCGGACTTCATCCTGAAGGACCGCGCCGAGCCGTTCACCGTGCTGACCCTCGAGCAGGCCGTCGCGCAGAGCCGCGACCGGGTGATCTTCTCCGTCGGCTACGGCCGCACCCCGCACGGCCGCCTGCTCTCGAACTTCGGCTCGCTCGGCGAACCCGGCGGCGACCGGCTGCTCGCTGTCGGCATGACTCGGGCGCGACGCTCGATGGACGTCGTGTCGGCGTTCCGGCCCGAAGACATCGACGAGGACCGCCAGAGTCACGGCGTGCTCGCGCTCGCGAACGTGCTCACGCAGACCGAGGAGCGCGCGGCAGGGCCGAGCGCGACCGGCGAGGCCCCCTCGATGCTGCACGACCTGGCCGCACGGCTCCAGCGCCGCGGCATCCGGGTCAGCGTCGGTCATCGAGGTCGACTCGCCCTCGCCGCTGCGAACGCGGGGAAGGCGGTCGTCGTCGAGACCGACGACGCACTCGCCGGGCTCAGCCTGCGCGAGTCGCTGCGGCTGCGCCCCGACGTGCTGCGCCGACTCGGCTGGCACTACCTGCGGGTGCACAGCTTCGAACTCTTCGGCAACCCCGAGGCGGTCGCCTCGCGGGTCGCGTCACTGCTCGGGCGGCCGGATGCCGAGCGAACGGCGGATGCCGCGGCCGAAGGCCGATGA